A section of the Telopea speciosissima isolate NSW1024214 ecotype Mountain lineage chromosome 3, Tspe_v1, whole genome shotgun sequence genome encodes:
- the LOC122653662 gene encoding pentatricopeptide repeat-containing protein At4g02750-like, translating to MFFVFCTILSLKHGRTLISPLVRKISLARLSSIRQGNWVSLDPKPLNTKITHYMRNGYVKEAQKLFDEMPHRNTVTWNSMICGYFKNGNLHKALILFDQMPNCDLFSYNTMIAGLMQNGVTNGAEKIFVQMPVRDVVTWNSMVAGYIRNSLMDDALLLFNQMPSRNVISWNLVMVGLVNLQAIDLAEQLFKEMPTRDVASWTIMISGLTSTGRMVEARELFEDMPVRDIKVWNTMMVGYIGNGKIEIAEGLFQKMPERDSDSWNELLNGLVDCQRINDAVRLFTDMPHKGPRSWNSILLGLIRNGLVVEAHGFLEKNPFNDVVSWTNMIIGYFELGDVGTAIKLFELMPDKDETAWNATIFELGKNDHGEVGLKYFVKMKERGPAPDEATFTSILTISSDLPSLDFGKQSHAQIIKAGYNCFIAVSNAVVTMYARCGGMCYAFLEFSSMPIHDVISWNSIICGFAHNGNGMKALKMFKQMRLTDVKPDQITFVGVLSACSHAGLIDHGGYYFNFMRYKCFLQPTCEHYTCMVDLLGRFGLIDEAVTFIDQMKSDGVEVSSSVWGALLGSCRIHKNVKVGEIAAENILAMEPFNAGVYLILAEIYLNCKMREDAERIWSRMKERGVKKQPGCSWIEVNNVVHIFLAGDCSHPEVCSVYCVLDLLKIEMENEFL from the coding sequence ATGTTCTTCGTCTTCTGCACCATTTTAAGTCTCAAGCATGGCAGAACCTTAATCTCCCCTCTCGTCAGAAAAATATCTCTGGCGAGACTATCTTCGATCCGGCAGGGCAATTGGGTTTCATTAGATCCCAAACCTCTCAATACCAAGATAACACATTACATGAGAAACGGATATGTAAAAGAAGCTCAAAAACTCTTCGATGAAATGCCTCATCGAAACACTGTCACATGGAATTCCATGATCTGTGGATATTTCAAGAATGGTAACTTACACAAGGCCCTTATTTTGTTTGATCAAATGCCCAATTGTGATCTCTTCTCGTATAACACCATGATCGCTGGATTGATGCAGAATGGTGTCACTAATGGTGCCGAGAAAATTTTCGTACAGATGCCTGTTCGTGACGTCGTTACTTGGAATTCCATGGTAGCAGGTTATATACGCAATTCTTTGATGGATGACGCACTTCTGTTGTTCAATCAAATGCCTTCACGGAATGTGATTTCGTGGAACTTGGTCATGGTGGGTCTGGTGAACTTGCAGGCAATTGATCTAGCAGAGCAGTTGTTCAAAGAAATGCCAACACGAGATGTTGCATCATGGACTATCATGATATCTGGGCTTACTAGTACAGGACGGATGGTTGAGGCCCGTGAACTTTTTGAAGACATGCCTGTGAGGGATATTAAGGTGTGGAATACAATGATGGTTGGATACATAGGAAATGGGAAGATTGAAATTGCAGAAGGGTTGTTTCAGAAAATGCCAGAGCGAGATTCGGATTCTTGGAACGAGCTGTTAAATGGGTTGGTGGATTGTCAAAGGATAAACGACGCTGTGAGGCTCTTCACCGATATGCCCCATAAGGGTCCTCGATCATGGAATTCAATCTTGTTAGGATTGATTAGGAATGGGCTCGTTGTAGAAGCTCATGGTTTCCTTGAGAAAAACCCATTTAATGATGTTGTTTCATGGACAAATATGATCATTGGATATTTTGAATTAGGAGATGTTGGCACTGCAATTAAGCTTTTCGAATTGATGCCTGATAAAGATGAGACTGCATGGAATGCAACAATCTTTGAACTTGGGAAAAATGATCATGGTGAGGTTGGGCTAAAATATTTTGttaaaatgaaagagagaggCCCAGCACCTGATGAAGCTACTTTTACCAGTATACTGACCATTAGTTCTGACTTGCCATCCTTAGATTTCGGGAAGCAATCTCATGCACAGATAATCAAGGCAGGTTACAACTGTTTCATTGCGGTCTCCAATGCAGTTGTTACCATGTATGCTCGATGTGGAGGTATGTGTTATGCTTTCTTGGAATTCTCCTCCATGCCAATCCATGATGTCATTTCATGGAACTCTATAATATGTGGATTTGCTCACAATGGAAATGGTATGAAAGCCCTGAAGATGTTCAAACAGATGAGATTAACAGATGTTAAGCCTGATCAAATAACGTTTGTTGGTGTTCTATCAGCTTGCAGCCATGCGGGTTTGATAGATCATGGTGGGTATTATTTTAACTTCATGAGATACAAGTGTTTTCTTCAGCCAACATGTGAGCATTATACTTGTATGGTTGATTTATTAGGGAGGTTTGGACTCATCGATGAAGCAGTGACTTTCATTGATCAGATGAAATCAGATGGAGTAGAAGTCAGCTCAAGTGTTTGGGGAGCTCTGCTTGGATCCTGTAGGATCCACAAGAATGTCAAAGTGGGTGAGATTGCTGCAGAGAATATTTTGGCGATGGAACCTTTTAATGCTGGTGTATATTTGATCTTAGCTGAGATTTATCTAAACTGCAAAATGAGAGAAGATGCAGAAAGGATTTGgagtaggatgaaagaaagGGGTGTGAAGAAGCAACCCGGGTGCAGTTGGATTGAGGTGAACAATGTTGTGCACATATTTCTTGCTGGAGATTGTTCACACCCTGAGGTTTGTAGTGTCTATTGTGTCCTAGATTTACTAAAAattgaaatggaaaatgaatttCTATGA